One Nocardiopsis gilva YIM 90087 genomic window, AACTGCATGCTTCATAGCTTACGGCTATCGACACCAGCAGTCCGATGACTTAGACGTATCTGTTAAGGGCGAATTAAAGTGACGCACTGTGGCGAACAGTACCCTGACCAAACAGCGATCAGAGGCGTTCAGATCCACGGTGGCCCTCAAATCCGCGATGGCGGTCACCGGCGTGATCCTCGTGCTCTTCCTGATTGCGCACATGTACGGCAACTTGAACGTGTTCGCGGGCCAGGAGGCCTTCGACTCCTATTCCCATCACCTGCGCGTGCTGGGCCAGCCGATGCTTCCCTACGAGGGCTTCCTGTGGATCATGCGGGTGGTCCTGCTGGCCAGCATCCTGATCCACGCCTACGCGGCGGTCGCGCTGTGGGCCCGCGCCAAGAAGGCCCGGCCGACCCGCTACCAGAACAAGAAGGCGCTGCAGCGCACCTACGCGTCCTACACGATGCGCTGGGGCGGCGTGCTGATCGCGCTCTTCGCGATCTTCCACATCCTGCACCTGACGACCAACGACATCGCGCCGGGCGGGCCGTCCGACAGCCCCTACGTGCGCATGGTCAACGGCTTCCAGCCGGAGTTCTGGTACGTCACCCTGTTCTACTGCCTCTCCGTGATCGCGGTCGGGTTCCACCTGCGGCACGGCATCTGGAGCGCGCTCACCACGCTGGGGGCGAACCGGGCGACGCGGCAGCGTGCGCTGAACATCATCGCGACGGTGATCGCGCTGGTCGTGACGATCGGCTTCCTGGTCACCCCGCTCTCCGTGACTTTCGGGCTGGTGGGATAAATGTCTGAGCTCTTCATCGAAGGCGACCCGATCCAGGACGAGAAGGCGCCCGCCGGTCCCATCGCCGAGCGCTGGGACAAGCGCCGCTTCTCGGCCAAGCTGGTCAACCCGGCCAACCGCCGCAAGCTGTCGGTCATCATCGTCGGCACCGGGCTGGCAGGCGCCTCCGCCGCCGCGACCCTCGGCGAGGCCGGCTACCACGTCAAGTCCTTCTGCTACCAGGACAGCCCGCGGCGCGCGCACAGCATCGCGGCGCAGGGCGGCATCAACGCGGCGAAGAACTACCGCAACGACGGCGACAGCATCTACCGGCTGTTCTACGACACCGTCAAGGGCGGCGACTTCCGCTCCCGTGAGTCCAACGTCTACCGCCTGTCGCAGGTCAGCGTCGAGATCATCGACCAGTGCGTGGCGCAGGGCGTGCCCTTCGCGCGCGAGTACGGCGGCCTGCTCGACAACCGCTCCTTCGGCGGCGTGCAGGTGTCCCGTACGTTCTACGCCCGCGGCCAGACCGGCCAGCAGCTGCTGATCGGCGCCTACCAGGCGCTGGAGCGCCAGGTCGCGGCCGGGACCGTCGAGATGAACACCCGGCACGAGATGCTGGAGGTCATCGTCGTCGACGGCAAGGCGCGCGGCATCATCGCCCGCGACATGGTCACCGGCGAGATCGAGACGCACTTCGCCGACGCCGTCGTGCTCGCCTCCGGCGGCTACGGCAACGTCTTCTACCTGTCGACCAACGCCATGGGCTGCAACGTGACCGCCTCCTGGCGGGCCCACCGCAAGGGCGCGCTGTTCGCGAACCCCTGCTACACGCAGATCCACCCCACGTGCATCCCCGTCAGCGGCGACTACCAGTCCAAGCTCACCCTGATGAGCGAGTCGCTGCGCAACGACGGCCGCATCTGGGTGCCCAAGCGCGGCGACGACAAGCGCGACCCGCGGGAGATCCCGGAGGAGGACCGCGACTACTACCTGGAGCGGATCTACCCCGCCTTCGGCAACCTGGTGCCGCGTGACATCGCCTCCCGCGCCGCCAAGAACGTGTGCGACGAGGGCCGCGGCGTCGGCCCCGGCGGTCTCGGTGTGTACCTGGACTTCGCCGACGCCATCAAGCGGATGGGCCGCCCGGCCGTCGAGGCCAAGTACGGCAACCTCTTCGACATGTACCAGCGCATCACCGGCGAGAACCCCTACGAGGTTCCGATGCGCATCTACCCGGCCGTGCACTACACCATGGGCGGGCTGTGGGTCGACTACGACCTGCAGAGCAGCATCCCGGGCCTGTTCGTGACCGGTGAGGCCAACTTCTCCGACCACGGCGCCAACCGCCTGGGCGCGAGCGCGCTGATGCAGGGCCTGGCCGACGGCTACTTCGTCCTGCCCAACACCATCAACGACTACCTCGCGGCCGGCCCGTTCGAGTCGATCGACGAGAACCACCCGCAGGCCAAGGAGGCGGCCGACGCGGTGCGCCAGCGCATCGACAAGCTGCTCTCCATCCAGGGCGAGCGCACCGTGGACTCCTTCCACAAGGAGCTCGGCCAGATCATGTGGGAGTACTGCGGCATGGAGCGGACCGACGAGGGCCTGCGCAAGGCCATCGACCGGATCCGCGAGCTGCGCCGGGAGTTCTGGACCAACGTCAAGGTCCTGGGCACCAACGACGAGCTCAACCAGGCCCTGGAGAAGGCCGGCCGGGTGGCCGACTTCCTGGAGCTCGGCGAGCTCATGTGCATCGACGCGCTGCACCGCCGCGAGTCCTGCGGCGGCCACTTCCGCGGCGAGAGCCAGACCGAGGACGGCGAGGCGCTGCGGCACGACGACGAGTTCGCCTACGTCGCCGCCTGGGAGTTCGGCGGCGAGGGCGAGCAGCCGGTGCTGCACAAGGAAGCGCTGGAGTACGAGTACGTCGAGATGAAGCAGCGGAGCTACAAGTGAACATCACCCTGCGAGTTTGGCGCCAGAAGGGCCGCGACGACGAGGGCCGGATGGTCACCTACAAGGTCGAGGACGTGTCGCCCGACATGTCCTTCCTTGAGATGCTCGACGTCCTCAACGAGAAGCTGCAGCTTGCGGGCGACGAGCCGGTGGCCTTCGACCACGACTGCCGCGAGGGCATCTGCGGTGCCTGCGGTGTCGTGATCGACGGCGTCGCCCACGGTCCGGAGAACACCACCACCTGCCAGCTGCACATGCGCAGCTTCTCCGACGGCGATGTCATCACCGTGGAGCCGTGGCGGGCCAAGGCGTTCCCCGTGGTCAAGGACCTCGTGGTGGACCGCGGCGCGTTCGACCGGGTCATCCAGGCCGGCGGCTACATCAGCGCCCCGACCGGTACCGCCCCGGACGCCCACGCCGCCCCGGTGCCCAAGGCCGACGCGGACCGCGCGTTCGACGCGGCCACCTGCATCGGCTGCGGCGCCTGCGTCGCCGCCTGCCCGAACGCCTCGGGCATGCTGTTCACCGCCGCGAAGGTCACCCACCTGGGCAGCGTCCCGCAGGGCCAGCCCGAGCGGGCGGCCCGCGTGGTCAAGATGGTGAACCAGCACGACGAGGAGGACTTCGGCGGCTGCACCAACATCGGCGAGTGCGCCGCGGTCTGCCCGAAGGGCATCCCGCTGGACACCATCTCCCAGCTCAACCGCGACCTGCTGGGTGCGCTGTCGAGCGGCGAGCTGTAGATCGTCGGCTGACACGTCAGCACAGGGCCGCCTCTTTTTCCAAGGGGGCGGCCCTTCTCGTGTTCGGGGACGGGGCCGGAGGCGTTCCCGACGCCTCAGCGGGGCGACGTCACAGGTGCTGGTCGAAGACGTGCGCCCGGATCCAGGCGTGCATGGCGACGGCGGCGGCCGCGCCCGCGTTGATGGAGCGGGTGGACCCGAACTGGGCGATGGACAGCACCGCCTGGCACACCGCGCGGACGTCCTCGGACAGCCCCGGGCCCTCCTGGCCGAACACCAGGACACAGGCGCGGGGGAGGGGGTAGGTCTCCAGGGGGACCGCCCCGGGGAGGTTGTCGATGCCGATCAGCGGCAGCCCGCGCTCCCCGGCCCAGGCCACCAGCGAGGCGGTGTCGGGGTGGTGGTGCACGTGCTGGTACCGGTCGGTGACCATGGCGCCGCGCCGGTTCCAGCGGCGGCGGCCGACGATGTGGACGGCCTCGGTGCCGAAGGCGTTGGCGGTGCGGACGACCGACCCGATGTTGAAGTCGTGCTCCCAGTTCTCCACCGCCACGTGGAAGGGCTGGCGGCGGGTGTCGAGGTCGGCGATGATCGCCTCGCGCCGCCAGTAGCGGTACCGGTCCACGACGTTGCGCCGGTCGCCCTCGGCCAGCAGCTCGGGGTCGTAGTGGTCGCCCTCGGGCCAGGGGCCCTCCCAGGGCCCCACGCCGACCCGGGGCGCGATGTCGGGGGTGTCGGTGCCGGTGGAGGCGGATGGAGACGTTGCGACCTGCTCTTTCACGCGCTCCAGCTTAGGTCGCTCCCACGCGTTCCGGGCCCGCCGACTAGGGGCGGTTGAGGTTCACGCCGTGGACGTCGCGGGCCTGGATGGCGATCCCTTCGACGTCGCCCGTGATGGTGTTGGTGACGTTGCCCCCGCCCGAGTCGAAGTGCGGGCGCAGCGCCTCGACAAGGGCGCGGATGTCCGCGTCGCTCTGCTGCGCGCCGTCCATGTGCGTGGCGAGTTCCTCGACCAGGATCGCGTCCTCGCCGTCGTCGTCCCGCGCTGCCTCCAGCGCGCGGCGGGCCTCGGGGTCGTTGCCGAACCTCTCGCGCAGTGCCGCGCGCAGCTTCTTCAGGACCGCTCGGGCGCCGTCGTCCAGCGCTTCGGTGACCTTGCCCGCGACGGCGGCGGCGACGGCGAGGGTGATCGGATCGGCCATGGGGGTGCTCCTAGGGGGTCCGGGAACGAGGGGCTTCCACGGCCCTCTACTTTCGCATGCGCCGCCGACGCGATGGACGCGTGCCCCGGCAATGGCCGCATCCGGCGGCTCCCCGATGGAGGCCGTCCTGGTCAGGAGGGAGTGGCGGTGTCGGCGGAACGCGCCCGCGCCAATCGCGCGATCGTGCGCCAGCCGAGCAGGGTCGCGGCGAGGAACAGCGCGGTGACGATCGCGAACGACAGGGGAGCGCCCTCCCCGGTGGCGAGCCGCAGCAGGAGGCCCCGCCCACGGTGACCGCCCACACGCCCGCGCCGACCGGCAGGATACGCAGGGGGTTCCGCCAGGCCAGGGTGGCGGCCCAGCCGACGACGAGCGCGAACGCGAACGGCCACAGCGTGGTGAGGATCCCGATCAGGGCGTTGCCCTCGCCGTGGCTGGCGCGCCCGATCACGACGAACACCACGACGCAGAGGAGATCCAGGACGGCGGCCACGGGGACCAGTGGAAGACGCATGTCCCCAGATTATGGGCGGTGGCGGGCGGGGTGACCCCGGGTCGGGTACCCCGCCCGGACGTTCCTTACGCTCGCGCCCGAACGGGGGTGGCCTCCAGCGCGTCGTCCCGCGTCTCACGGGCGATGACCAGCGCGATCAGGGTGACCAGGGCGGCCGCGCTGACGTAGCCGCCGACCGCCCACAGCCCGAAGTCGGCCGCCAGCTTGGTGGCCGCGTACGGCGCGAGCGAGGCTCCCAGCAACCCGGCCAGGTTGTAGGAGATGGAGGCGCCGCTGTAGCGGACGTTGGTCGGGAACAGCTCGGGCAGCAGCGCGCCCATCGGCCCGAACGTCAGGCCCATCAGGGACAGGCCGATGATCAGGAAGATCTGCACCACGAGGGTCGACCCGGAGCTCAGCATCGGTTCGAGCGCGAAGCCGAACAGCAGGATGGCGATGGTGGCGGCGATCAGGGTGGGGCGCCGGCCGAACCGGTCGGCGACCAGCCCGGCCACCGGGGTGAACAGGCCGAAGAACACCACGCCGATGAGCAGCATGACCAGGAAGTCGGTGCGCTCGATGCCCGGGCCGCCGGGCCCGGTGCCGTACGACATCGAGAACACCGTCATGAGGTAGAAGAACACGTAGGTGGCGATCATGATCAGCGTGCCCAGGACGATCCCGGCGGTGCTGGTGCGGAACACCTGCACGACGGGTCGGCGCGCCCGCGTTCCGTCCGCCACCACCTTGGCGAACGCGGGGCTCTCGTGGAGGGTCAGCCGCACCCACAGCCCGATCATGATGAGGACGGCGGAGAGGATGAACGGCACCCGCCATCCCCAGGTCAGGAAGGCCGCGTCGCTCATGTTCTGCGCCAGGGTGAGGAACACGCCGTTGGCGAGGAAGAACCCGATAGGCGCCCCCAGCTGCGGGAACGTGCCGTACAGCGCGCGCTTGCGCCGGGGTGCGTTCTCGGTGGCGAGCAGCGCGGCACCGCCCCACTCGCCGCCCAGCCCCAGCCCCTGGCCGAACCGGCAGAGCGCCAGCAGCAGCGGTGCGGCCACGCCGATCTGCGCGTAGGTCGGAATCAGGCCGATGAGGACGGTCGATACGCCCATCGTGAGCAGGGAGGCGACCAGGGTGGCCTTGCGGCCGATGCGGTCGCCGAAGTGGCCGAAGAGCGCGGAGCCGACCGGCCGGGCGACGAACGCGATCCCGAAGGTGGCGAGCGACTGGAGAGTCGCGGCGGCGGGGTCCCCGGTGGGGAAGAAGAGATGGGGGAAGACCAGGACGGCGGCGGTCGCGTAAATGTAGAAGTCGTAGAACTCGATGGACGTTCCCGCGAGGCTGGCGATGATCACCTTGCCCCGGCGGTTGGCGGGTGGGGCTCCCGGCGGTCCGGAGGACTCGGCCTCCTGCTCGCCCCCTGACGTCTGCGTGGCCACGACGGACCTACCTCCCCGTATCTGAGCTTGTGTCCGGATGATGATAAGGCGTTCGACTGGAATGCGAGATCATCATTCCAGGATGTGAGACGAAAGGGGGGTGAATTCCGCCGAGAGGGCGCGCCGCAGCGCAACCGACTGCCACCCGGACGGCACCGGACCCCGTGCGGGACGGTCGCACGGGGTCCGGGCGTGGGGGATCGGAACAGGGTCAGTGGGTTGGCGCGGGTGGGGTGGCTCCGGACGCGCTCAGGAGGTGAGCAGGGTCAGGTCGTACTTTTCGATGATCGGTCGGAGCGGCTGGAAGAACGTGGTCCCACCGCTCGTGCAGTTACCGGCCCCGCCCGAGGTCACGCCCTGGGCCTGGTCGCCGGACAGATAGGGGCCGCCCGAGTCGCCGGGTTCGGCGCAGACGGTGGTGCGGGTCAGGCCGTGGACGGTGTGGGGGACATACACGGTCTGGTTCTTGGCCTGGATCGTGCCGCAGTGCCAGCCGGTGGTCTGGCCGGATCTGCAGACCGCCGCGCCCACCGGGGCCTCCTCCGCGCCCGCCACCGTCACTGACCCGCCGTTGTAGTCGTTCACGCGACGGGTGGGGGTCCAGCGTCCGGTGGTCTTCACCCACCCCATGTCGGTTCCGGGGAAGTCGGCGTCCGCGACCTTGCCGTACCGCACCGTGAGACCGGCGTTGTGGAACGCGCCTTTGCCGCGCTCGCCGCAATGCCCGGCGGTGACGTAGCCGCCCTCGACACCGAAGCCGACCGAGCAGACGTAGGTGCGGTCGGGGCGCGGGTTGTAGTACGGGTTGCCGCCGTGGATGTCGGTGGCGGTGTTGGCGAAGGTGCGCGGCCGGTCGGCCCCCTCGTCGATCGTTACCGCCTCGGCGTCCACCCCCGCCTGGGCGATGAGGTCCGCCGCCGCTGCCTGGCCGCCGTCGAGCACGGTCACGACCACCCCGTTGGCCCTGGGGTCCAGGTACCAGCCGGTCACGCTCGCGTCGGCGGCGTCCTCCGCTTCGTTGAGCTTGGTGACGACGTCGGTCAGCTCGTCCTCGCTGCGCTCGACCAGTTCGGTCGTGGCGCCGAGGTCGTCGACGGCGTCGGCCGCCTTTCGGTCGGTCACCGCGACGGTCAGGCCGCCGGTCTCGATGTCGAAGACAGCGCCGCCGAAGGCGTCACCCGCGACCGCGCGCGCCTGGGATTCCAGGGTCCGTGCCGCGTCCGTCTGTTGCGAGAGCATCGCGGCCTCCTGGGGATCCACACCGAGGTCTCGCTGGAGTGCTTGGAGGTGACCGGCGGAGAGGCGGGACGGGGCGGGCGTGCTCTGATCGGCGGTCGCGGTTCCGGGCGTGGTCCCGGTCAGGCCCAGCGCGAGGACCCCGGTGCTCAGGGCCGCCAGGAACGGTGATTTCCGTAGGGACACTATGGACTTTTGCATGTTGTCGGCTCCGTGATGTGGGGGATGGGGAGCCCGCCCGGGGGCGCCGATGCCCCGGGGACGGGACCCGCACGGACGTCGTCCCTCTGCGCTGAGGGATCAGGGGGATGGGTGGTGGGAGTGCCGGTCGGCGCCTGGGGATGGACATGTGGGGGGCGCCGACCGGCCTCGTGCAACCGCGGACACTCGGCTGCGCGAGTTCCCGGTACCTCCGCTGGTGAGGTCCCGGGAGTCGGGGCTCAGCTCGTGCTGAGGGTGAGGTTCCACTCCTGCAGGATCGGGTTCAGCGGCTGGAAGTAGGTGACGCCGCCGGCCGTGCAGTTGCCCGATCCGCCGGAGGTGACGCCCTGTGCCTGGTCATCGCTGATCCAGGAGCCGCCGGAGTCGCCCGGCTCGGCGCAGACGTCGGTCTGCGTCAGGCCTTCGACCCGGCCCTCGGGATAGACGACGGTCTGGTTCTTGGCGCCGATGGTGCCGCAGTGCCACCCGGTGGTCGACCCCGACCGGCAGACCGAGGACCCCTCGGGCGCCTCCTGGGACCCGGTGACGGCGACGGTCCCGCCGTTGTGGTCGTTCACGAAGCCGGTCGGCGTCCAGCCGGCGTCGGTTTGGACGTAGCCCATGTCGCGCCCGGGGAAGTGCGACTCGGCGACCGTGCCGGTGCCGCCCCCGCTCTGCGCGGCGACCGGTGTGCCCTTGGCGCCGCAGTGCCCGGCGGTCGCGAAGCCGCCCTCGACGGCGAAACCGATGGAGCAGCGCCCGCTGCCGTTGATGATGTAGGCGTCACCGCCGAGGATGTCGGCGTACGTGCGCGGCTTGTCGGTGGTCTCCTCGACGGTCACCGCACCGGTCTCGACCCCGGCGTCCGCGATGAGCTTCTCGGCCGCGGCCTCCTTGCCCTTCAGGACCGTGATGACCACGGCGTCGTCGGTCGCGCTGGGGTACCAGCCCGTGACGCCCTCGGAGAGTGAGGCGCCCTCCTCGTTGAGGTCGTCGACGATCTTGTCGAGTCCGCTCTCGCCGTAGGTGACGACCTGTGCCGTGGCACCGGCCTTCTCGACGGTGTCGACCGCGGCCTTGTCGGTCACCGCGACGGTGAGGTCGCCGCTGTCGATGTCGAAGCGGCTGCCGCCGAAGTCGTCACCGAGGTTCCTGCGCAGCTCGCTGTCGAGCTTGCGGGCCTTGGCCTCCGTGTCGAGCAGGCGGGTGGCCTCCGTGGCGCTCAGGTCCAGGTCCCGCTGCAGCGCGGTGAGCTGGTCGTCGGCGGTGGTGGCGGTGTCGGCACTGTCGGCGCTGTCGGAGGAGACCGGGGAGATCTCGCTGCCGCCGGATGTGGTGGCGATGGTGGTGCCTACAGCGACGAGGCCGAGCGCGAGGGCGCCGCCGCCCAGCACTCGGAACGTGGGGGACTTCCGCATAGTCCTGTCCTTTTCCTCGGTGAAAGACGGATGGGCGGTGTCCTCGTTAATGAGCGGGGACTCAACGAGGAAGCCCTGGTCGCGGCTGTAAACCCTTGTGGGGAAGCCGTCGACGCGGGTTCACCGACCGGTCGGTAAACGATTCGCACCCTAGGACATGCCATGCGACCGCGACAGAGTTTTGACGAGTCCGAGAAATCACGCCATGTCGATATTCGACTACTTCGATGTCATCTGTGGGGCTGCTGGGGCGACGGGGCCCGATCGAAATCCGACGTGGATCCGGGAATTCCCCTCCGGAAAACAACTTACTGATAATTAAGTTTTCTATTTATCAGGGGATGCACGATGGCCGGATGCGGCCAAAGTTCGAAAGCCCTCTTGTGTTGTAGGATCATACGATGTTTGGCCGGATTTGTACGTTTCGGCATTATTCCTCGATCCGAGTAAGCAGTCTGTAGTCCCGAACCGACTTTCACGCCCGAAGTGTCGATTCTGGGGCGCCCGAGGGTGAACGGCGACAACGGCCCAGGGGGCGCCGCCTCCGACGCCCCCTGGGCCAACGTGCCGATCTCGCCGCGCTGACGTCCCAGCCGACCGCGGCCGCTAGGCCGTCGTGGCCTGGTCGTCGCCGAGCGCGTCCTTGATGAACTCCACCTGCAGCAGGAGCAGGTTCTCGGCTGTGGCCTCCTCCGACGGCATGTGCGTGATGCCCGACAGGGGCAGCACCGTGTGCGGCCGCCCCGCCGCCAGCAGCGCCGTGGAGAGGCGCTGGGAATGGGCGAAGACCACGTTGTCGTCGGCCAGCCCGTGGATGAGCATCAGCGGGCGGCGCAGCCCCGGGGCGTCGTCCAACAGCGAGCTGCGGACATAGGCCTCCTTCCACGCGTCGGGCGTGCCCAGATAGCGCTCGGTGTAGTGGGTGTCGTACAGCCGCCAGTCGATCACCGGCGCCCCCGCCACCGCCGCGTGGAAGACGTCGGGGCGCCGCAGCACGGCCAGCGCCGCCAGGTAGCCGCCGAACGACCAGCCGCGAATCGCCACCCGCTCCAGGTCCAGGCAGTCGTAGCGCTCCGCGGCATCGTGCAGCGCGCTCACCTGGTCCTCCAGTACCGGCGTGGCCAGGTCGCCGTGCACGGCCTGCTCCCAGGGCACACTGATGCCCGGGGTGCCGCGTCCGTCGGCGATCAGTACCGCGAACCCCTGCTCGGCGAACCACTGCGAGGTGAGGTAGGCGGGGCGGGCGCCCAGGACCCGCTGCGCGTGCGGACCGCCGTAGGGGTCCATCAGCATGGGAAGCTTCGTCCCGGACCCCTCCTCGTACCAGGACGGCAGGACCAGCGCGGTGGGCACCCCGCCCGTCGGCGCCACCGCCAGCCGCACGTTCGGTGTCGGCACCTCCGGCCGCTCGGCCAGGCTCTCCACCGTGGTGACCTGCTGCCGCGTCACCGAGGAGGCGTTGCGGACGACGACCGTGCGCACCCCGTCGGTGTCCAGGTCGCGCCGCTGCAGCACCAGCGTGTCGCCGCGCATCGTCCCGGAGTGCACACCGACCCCCTCGGCCCCGGGGAACTCCACCGGGGCGACGCCGCCCTCCTGCAGGTCGACCAGCCACAGACCGATCTCCGCGGGGCGGCCCTCCGGGGAGCCCGAGCACAGCACGCGCCGATCGTCGACATCGACCACCGAGCGCAGGTAGACACCGTCCGGCCCGACCACGCGGTCGCCCACGTGCAGGAGACGCTGATCCCCGCCCCGCTCGCGGCCGATCCACACCAGCTCGCCGTCCTTGGTGAAGTCCGGGACCCCCGGCATGATCTCCACCCACACGTCATCGGTCTCGCTTCGCAGCTCGAAGGCGAGTCCGGTGGCCGGGTCCGCGCTGAACAGGGTCAGGGTGCGCTGGTCGCGGCTCTGCGCGCTGAACACCACGGTCGGGTTGCCGTCCGGGCCCGTCGTCCACCCGGCCCGCACGAGGTAGGGGAGGGCCGCGCGGTCCCACTCCACCCACTGCGGTCCCGTACCGGCACCGGAGTGCACCGCGAACACGGCCAGCCGCACCTCGGCGTTGGCCGACCCCGCCGGCGGGTAGGAGATGACCTGCGGCTCCGCCTCGGGGCTGGCCGGGTCCGCGATGTGCCAGCGGGTGACCGGGGAGTCGTCCACCCGCGCCGCCAGCAGGGCGGCGCCGTCCGGCGACCACCACATACCGCGGTAGCGGCCCATCTCCTCGGCGGCGATGAACTCGGCCAGGCCCCAGGTCACATTCGGCGCGTCGGGCTCCGCGACCGCGCGGTCCCTGCCGCTGTTGATGTCGATGACCCGCACGGCACCGGCGCTCACGTAGGCCACCCGGTCGCCGCGCGGGCAGATCAGCGGAGCCACGACCGACCCCGTGGCCGGAAGCTCGCGGGGCTCGGTGTCGTCGCCCACCAGGTCGGCGTAGTAGAGGCGGCCGGACAGCGTGAACGCGGCCCGGGTGAAGGCGTCGTCGACCGTGTAGGAGACGATCCCGCCGCCGGTCTCGCGGAGGCGCTCGCGCCGCGCCCGCTCCTCGGGCGGCAGGTCTTCGTCGTCGGCGCCCATCGCGCGCGGGTCGGCGACCACCCACTCCCGGCCGCTCTCCAGCTCCAGCATCCACAGGCAGGTGGCGGTATCGGTCCCGTGCCTGCCACGGAGGAACGCCGCGCGTCGGCCGTCCGGAGAGATCTGGAATGCCCGAGGGACGCCCAGGGTGAACCGCTGGGTCCGGGCCTGTTGCCGAGGAAAGCTCATGGGCCGATTGTTCCGCATCCCGGTCCCACGGCGTCCTTCGGGCGCGGCGCGCCGCGGCGACCCGGCGGCACCGAACGTCTGATTGAGCGCGCGAGGGGCGTTTCCCGGTATCGTCCCGTGTCATGACGGACCGTCGACTGTTGCTGGTGCATGCCCACCCCGATGACGAGAGCATCGTCACCGGAGCGACCATGGCCAAGTACGCGGCCGAAGGCGCCCAGGTGACCCTGGTGACCTGCACTCTCGGGGACGAGGGCGAGGTCATCCCCGACGAGCTGGCGCACCTGGCCGCCGATCGCGAGGGCGGCCTGGGCCAGCACCGCGTCGGCGAGCTCGACAAGGCCTGTGTGGCGCTGGGCGTGCGCGACCACCGCTTCCTCGGCGGCCCCGGCCACTACAAGGACTCCGGCATGATGGGCGCCCCCAGCAACGACCGCCCCGACTGCTTCTGGCAGGCCGACGTCGAGGAGGCCGCGCACCGCCTCGCCAACATCATCCGCGAGGTCCGGCCGCACGTCATCGTCACCTACGACAGCAACGGCGGCTACGGGCACCCCGACCACATCCAGGCCCACCGCGTCGCCGTCCGCGCCTTCGGGAAGGCGGCCGAGCGCTCGCTGCCCGGCACGCCCTGGCAGACGCGCAAGCTGTACGCGATCGCGCAGCCCCAGTCGGTGCTCGAAGGGCGGGTGGCGCGGCTGCACCGGGAGCCGGGGTCCTTCAGCGCCCCGACATCGACCGCCGACATCGCGCCGGGGACCCCCGACCGGTTCGTCACCACCCGCATCGACGCTTCGCGCTACTGGGCCGCCAAAGCCCTGGCCATGCGCGCGCACGCCACCCAGATCACCGTCGACGGCGAACGGTTCGCGCTGTCCAACGACATCGCCCAGGAGATCGACGCCGTCGAGTACTTCACCCTGCTCCGCGGCCCGACACCCAAGCCCGGACCGGACGGGCTGGAAAAGGACCTGTTCGCCTAGGCGCCCACGCGGGCGCGGCGGTTCCC contains:
- a CDS encoding TrmH family RNA methyltransferase — its product is MKEQVATSPSASTGTDTPDIAPRVGVGPWEGPWPEGDHYDPELLAEGDRRNVVDRYRYWRREAIIADLDTRRQPFHVAVENWEHDFNIGSVVRTANAFGTEAVHIVGRRRWNRRGAMVTDRYQHVHHHPDTASLVAWAGERGLPLIGIDNLPGAVPLETYPLPRACVLVFGQEGPGLSEDVRAVCQAVLSIAQFGSTRSINAGAAAAVAMHAWIRAHVFDQHL
- a CDS encoding MFS transporter, which encodes MATQTSGGEQEAESSGPPGAPPANRRGKVIIASLAGTSIEFYDFYIYATAAVLVFPHLFFPTGDPAAATLQSLATFGIAFVARPVGSALFGHFGDRIGRKATLVASLLTMGVSTVLIGLIPTYAQIGVAAPLLLALCRFGQGLGLGGEWGGAALLATENAPRRKRALYGTFPQLGAPIGFFLANGVFLTLAQNMSDAAFLTWGWRVPFILSAVLIMIGLWVRLTLHESPAFAKVVADGTRARRPVVQVFRTSTAGIVLGTLIMIATYVFFYLMTVFSMSYGTGPGGPGIERTDFLVMLLIGVVFFGLFTPVAGLVADRFGRRPTLIAATIAILLFGFALEPMLSSGSTLVVQIFLIIGLSLMGLTFGPMGALLPELFPTNVRYSGASISYNLAGLLGASLAPYAATKLAADFGLWAVGGYVSAAALVTLIALVIARETRDDALEATPVRARA
- a CDS encoding succinate dehydrogenase/fumarate reductase iron-sulfur subunit, whose amino-acid sequence is MNITLRVWRQKGRDDEGRMVTYKVEDVSPDMSFLEMLDVLNEKLQLAGDEPVAFDHDCREGICGACGVVIDGVAHGPENTTTCQLHMRSFSDGDVITVEPWRAKAFPVVKDLVVDRGAFDRVIQAGGYISAPTGTAPDAHAAPVPKADADRAFDAATCIGCGACVAACPNASGMLFTAAKVTHLGSVPQGQPERAARVVKMVNQHDEEDFGGCTNIGECAAVCPKGIPLDTISQLNRDLLGALSSGEL
- a CDS encoding fumarate reductase/succinate dehydrogenase flavoprotein subunit; the protein is MSELFIEGDPIQDEKAPAGPIAERWDKRRFSAKLVNPANRRKLSVIIVGTGLAGASAAATLGEAGYHVKSFCYQDSPRRAHSIAAQGGINAAKNYRNDGDSIYRLFYDTVKGGDFRSRESNVYRLSQVSVEIIDQCVAQGVPFAREYGGLLDNRSFGGVQVSRTFYARGQTGQQLLIGAYQALERQVAAGTVEMNTRHEMLEVIVVDGKARGIIARDMVTGEIETHFADAVVLASGGYGNVFYLSTNAMGCNVTASWRAHRKGALFANPCYTQIHPTCIPVSGDYQSKLTLMSESLRNDGRIWVPKRGDDKRDPREIPEEDRDYYLERIYPAFGNLVPRDIASRAAKNVCDEGRGVGPGGLGVYLDFADAIKRMGRPAVEAKYGNLFDMYQRITGENPYEVPMRIYPAVHYTMGGLWVDYDLQSSIPGLFVTGEANFSDHGANRLGASALMQGLADGYFVLPNTINDYLAAGPFESIDENHPQAKEAADAVRQRIDKLLSIQGERTVDSFHKELGQIMWEYCGMERTDEGLRKAIDRIRELRREFWTNVKVLGTNDELNQALEKAGRVADFLELGELMCIDALHRRESCGGHFRGESQTEDGEALRHDDEFAYVAAWEFGGEGEQPVLHKEALEYEYVEMKQRSYK
- a CDS encoding succinate dehydrogenase cytochrome b subunit; this encodes MANSTLTKQRSEAFRSTVALKSAMAVTGVILVLFLIAHMYGNLNVFAGQEAFDSYSHHLRVLGQPMLPYEGFLWIMRVVLLASILIHAYAAVALWARAKKARPTRYQNKKALQRTYASYTMRWGGVLIALFAIFHILHLTTNDIAPGGPSDSPYVRMVNGFQPEFWYVTLFYCLSVIAVGFHLRHGIWSALTTLGANRATRQRALNIIATVIALVVTIGFLVTPLSVTFGLVG
- a CDS encoding S1 family peptidase — translated: MQKSIVSLRKSPFLAALSTGVLALGLTGTTPGTATADQSTPAPSRLSAGHLQALQRDLGVDPQEAAMLSQQTDAARTLESQARAVAGDAFGGAVFDIETGGLTVAVTDRKAADAVDDLGATTELVERSEDELTDVVTKLNEAEDAADASVTGWYLDPRANGVVVTVLDGGQAAAADLIAQAGVDAEAVTIDEGADRPRTFANTATDIHGGNPYYNPRPDRTYVCSVGFGVEGGYVTAGHCGERGKGAFHNAGLTVRYGKVADADFPGTDMGWVKTTGRWTPTRRVNDYNGGSVTVAGAEEAPVGAAVCRSGQTTGWHCGTIQAKNQTVYVPHTVHGLTRTTVCAEPGDSGGPYLSGDQAQGVTSGGAGNCTSGGTTFFQPLRPIIEKYDLTLLTS